In Chitinophaga oryzae, the sequence TCAATGTTTACGCCAGCCTGGAGAAAGTGCTGAAACATTATGGCTGTACGTTTGACGATGTGGTCCTTGAAAACATTTATACCACCAGCATGGCGGAACTGCAGAAGAATGCAGCGTACCGGCAGAAAATATACACACATCATTTTCCCACGGGCAGCTGGATCGGTGTGAAAGAACTGGGCCTGCTTGACGCCATGGTGGAAATAGAATTGGAAGCACTGATTTCAAAAGAACAGTAACGCGCATGAAAACATTCTTTCAGTCGTTGTTTGAATATAATCACAACGTTAACCGGCAACTGTGGGAGGTGATGAACGCCCATCCGGACAAGACGTCTGAAAAAGCCATCAGGCTATATAATCATATCCTGAACGGGCATCAGATCTGGAACAACCGCATAGCCAGGCGGAACGACTCCCCGGACGTGTGGGACATGCACTCCCTGCAGGCCTGCAGGGACCTTGACCAGGCGAACTATGAACATTCGCTGGGTATCATCCTTCAGTTTGACCTGAATGATACCATTCAGCACCCTAACGTCAAAGGAAAACCTTTCAATAAAAAAATTAGTGAGATACTCTTTCACATTATTAATCACTCCACCTACCACAGAGGGCAGATAGCCACCGAATTCAGGCAAAGCGGACTGGAACCTGTGATGACTGATTTTATTTTCCATGAAAGGAAGTAATAAGCGGCTGCTTATTACTTCCTTGTCAGCAGTCCTCCAACAGGGATAAACAACAACCAGAAACCGGAAGCGGGCATGAGAATCACCGCAAGGACGGTGAGGACCAGCAATCCCTGGCTGATCGTTCTGGGCACAGCCAGCTGCTTTTTCTCTGCGTCATCGATAAAGATGCCCAGTAAAACCCAGACCAGCCCGGTGTACAAAAACCAGAATGCGGCGTTCCGGTCAAATTCCTCGTGAATGGTGTTGAACAGCCCCTCACGGACCAATTGCCATAGAATGTCGTTGAAGAATACCAGTCCGAATACGATGTGGACCAGCGCGATGCCTATCACTGTTTTTCCGATCCAGGCTTTTTTCATAACAGCTACTTTAGGGTATGCTAACAGGATTGATTTGTCTTTACAAAGGTAATTCCCGTATAGCCATCACCTATGATATTTGTCATGTTTCTGCGGGCTGTGGGCCGCTTTCTTCCGATGATGACGGCAGGTTCGTCACTCCCTGCGCAATATCACCTTTCCGCGATAGATTTTTCCATCCCGCCCGTAAACACTGATAAAGTAGCTGCCCGGCGGTATGGACGAGGGTATGTTGAGTGTCCGGCTGGCAGATGTTACCCGGAACACTTCTTTGCCAAATATATCCGTGAGGGTGATGGTACTTCCGGAAGGGTCCGGTTTGCCGCTGATATTGATTCTGCCCGTTGTCGGGTTCGGAAACAGTTCAAGTGCCTGCGTATTCGTTCCTCCGGCTGCCTTTTTTTCAAACGCAGCGCCGGGCAATACAGGCGCCCCCATAGCCGGAATATTATAGGAGTCCCAATAGGCTTTAATTGCTGTTGGCGTTAATGCGCGGTCATAGAAGACAAGATCGTCCAGGTAGGCATTGCGTATGGTGAGATTTTGTCCTGTAAATAGGACGGGATAAGGCGTAATGTCAAGAGGGGCTTCACTTACAAGAAAGCCGTCTTTATAATACGATATAATAGGATTTTTGTAGGTAAATACATACTGATGATACCGCTGTTGTGAGGACGTTGGGTCAGCAGCCATAGGATAGCGTTGATAAATCGGGATATCCCCGGTATATATCACAGTGACGCTGTCTTTGCCGAATGCTTCGGAACGTTCATACACTACCTCCCAATGTCCGAAAGTAATAGCTGCTTTTGAATTACCTTTCCCGGTTATACTCTTTGCCCAAAAGGCGATGGTAAATTCCTGTGGCAGGGAGGGCCTGTCTGCTACAAAAAACTTTCTTGATACGCCGGAGGTGTCCGCTATACCCGCCTGGCAGATTCCCCTGTCTGTATATTGAATATTGTTATTGACACCGTGATGTGGATTGGCGGAAACGTCTCTGAGTGACAGCTCAAACGGGTAATACCCGTAAGGGTTGGCAGGCGGCGTGCCACAAAAAGAAGGCGGCGGCGTCTCGTTGTAGGCATAATATATTCTTAAACTGTCGCCCAGTGACAGGATGCCTCCGTCTAATGTTATTTCAACACGGTCATACTTTTTATTGGTCAGGAAAGTATACGTCGCCTGTACCGAATCGGGCTGATAGCTGATACTGGTGCTGTCAATGATACGGAAGTCTCCGTTAGTGGCCGTGCCCTGATAGGTCATCACGGAGATATGGCCCAGTAGCTTCAGGGCGAGCCCTCTTCCCCGGCCAAGACCGATAACGATTTTTGATACGGGCGCGGTCTGCATCTGAGGGAAAACGAGGAACTGGCTGATAGAACCGCCGAGCGCACTGGTATTGATGACGATGGTGGAATAATCATTATGGTTACTGCCAACGGCGCCGTCCGGATTGAGGATCTGGCAGCTGCCGCAACCAATAATCTGCTCTGAATACTGCGAACTGGCGTAAGTCCTGGTTTGACCACGCGATGTTTTACAAACGAATAAGGAAATAAACAGAAAGAGCGCCAGGGTGTAAGCGGGTTTTAAACGTTTCATAAAAGGTAGATTTTTGGGTCATTGTAAATGGTTATTGATGAGAAGATGTTTTCCTGATGCAAAGGGAGTACCGTCCGGTTAACAAGTCGGTCAAGGATTTCAATGTTAGTATGTAAACATGTTTGGGTATAATGGCGCCGGATACTCCCGGACCACATATTAAATATACTTCAGGACAGCGATGAAGGAATGCAGTGGGGATAGGGGTTTAACGATCGCTGGCCAGCCGGGACTTCAATCATCCGTAGGCCGGAAGCTGGGCGCACTGGCGTTACTTTCTTCCAGCGCCTTACGGTATTCCCTCGGAGACTTTCCCTGATAAATTTTAAACTGCCTGTTGAAATAGGAAAGGTTATCGAAACCACAGGCATAACATATTTCAGAGATACCATGATCGGTGCCGATCAATAATTTGGTGGCGTGACTGATCCGCGTTTCATTGACGAACTGCGAAAAGGTTTTACTGGTCCTTCTTTTAAAGTAACGGCAGAACGCGGCTTCATTCATACAGGCGAGCGAGGCGGCCGACTTACTGTCTACATGCGTATGGTAGTTCTCCAGCACATATTTAAATATTGACTCCAGTTTTTTCGAATCTACATCCTTATAATGTATCTTTCTGGGATCGTCTGTCAGCAGCAGTACGTTGTCACTGTTTTGTTGAGATAACCCATCCAGCAACTGTAGCAGGATGATCAGGTTTTTCATCTGCTGGTTGGCCTGGAACAGAGAAAACATGCCGGGAAGCACAGGCGGTGGTTGTCTGAATTTGATGCCGCGTTCAGATAACTGCATGAGTTCTTTTATTTTTCTTAATTCCAGTTTGTCAAAAAAATCCTTGCCCAGGAAGTCTTCTGTAAACTGTACGATGATGGCGTGAGCCACTTCCCCTTCTGTACCGGCAGGGATGTTGTCGTTACAGAAACAATGCACCAGGCCGGGACCGAACATGTACATCTCGCCTCCGCTGAAGTTGACGACCTTATTGCCGGCATACAATTTACCCGCGCCTTTTACGATCAGGATCAGCTCATGCCCGTGGTGAAAATGAAACGTGTTCGTAAAACGCGGCTGACAGTATTCTTTAACAACAAAGCTGGCATCCTCCGGGGTAGATATATGTCGGTAGGCAACTTTCATAATTGGTGTTATTGGTACACTATTTATTTTCTAAGGCTATAAATCGGAATTAAGGTAAATATAGTATCAATATTTTGCAAATGCAGTACTTTTATTTCAACGGTAGTCTGAATATGTTTGTAAGACAATGATGCTCCGCGTTATGAGCCAACCAGGTACATGCACTGCGAATTATTTTATCAAACACTGTAGAGGGTAAACCAGTATTTTAATCACGTTATATACTTCATGCGTTATGGAATTAGGAATACACAACTGGATGCGCTCCGAAACAATAGCCACCACCATCCGAAGGGTGTCTGCGCTTGGCTATACCCGGCTGGAAATTGCCGGCAATCCTGAACAATACGATACCAAAGAGATCGCAAAACTCATGAAGGAACACGGTCTGTCCTGCTGGGGGTCCGTTACCCTTATGCTGGGAGAGCGCAACCTGCTGGCCAAAGACGAAGCGCAGCGGGCGAAGTCTGTACAATACGTAAAAGACGTGGTGAAAATGGTGAAGGAACTCGATGGTCATATGGTGTCCATCGTACCGGGCACTGTTGGCAAAATCGTTCCTGACGGAAGACCGGAAGAAGAGTGGAAATGGGCTGTAGAGGCCATGAAGGAAATCTACGACTACAGCGAAGCCTCCGGCATCCTGCTGGGCATAGAGCCTATCAACCGGTTCGAGACCTATTTCATCAACAGGGCTGAGCAGGCGCTGGCACTCGCGGCCGCCACAGGACCCAATTGCGGCGTATGCCTCGATACTTTCCATATGAACATGGAAGAAGCAGACATGTTCGATGCCATCCGTAAGGCGAAAGGCAGGCTGGTGGGTTTTCACGTGGCGGACAATAACCGCATGGCGCCGGGAATGGGGCATCTCAACTGGGAGAAGATCGTCGCCACCTTAAAAGAAGTGGGTTATGACGACGTACTTTCGGTGGAATTCTGTTCCCCGCTGGACCGTACGCCGGCTAATCCGTACCCGGACTCCATCGATGAAAATCCGGAAAATCTTTCTCCCGAACAGGCGAAGTTCCTCATCGACCATGGCAGTTCGGCTGTTACTGAAGCATTTTATACCATGCTGACCAGCCGGTCAT encodes:
- a CDS encoding sugar phosphate isomerase/epimerase family protein translates to MELGIHNWMRSETIATTIRRVSALGYTRLEIAGNPEQYDTKEIAKLMKEHGLSCWGSVTLMLGERNLLAKDEAQRAKSVQYVKDVVKMVKELDGHMVSIVPGTVGKIVPDGRPEEEWKWAVEAMKEIYDYSEASGILLGIEPINRFETYFINRAEQALALAAATGPNCGVCLDTFHMNMEEADMFDAIRKAKGRLVGFHVADNNRMAPGMGHLNWEKIVATLKEVGYDDVLSVEFCSPLDRTPANPYPDSIDENPENLSPEQAKFLIDHGSSAVTEAFYTMLTSRSFNTLSKLI
- a CDS encoding T9SS type A sorting domain-containing protein, producing the protein MKRLKPAYTLALFLFISLFVCKTSRGQTRTYASSQYSEQIIGCGSCQILNPDGAVGSNHNDYSTIVINTSALGGSISQFLVFPQMQTAPVSKIVIGLGRGRGLALKLLGHISVMTYQGTATNGDFRIIDSTSISYQPDSVQATYTFLTNKKYDRVEITLDGGILSLGDSLRIYYAYNETPPPSFCGTPPANPYGYYPFELSLRDVSANPHHGVNNNIQYTDRGICQAGIADTSGVSRKFFVADRPSLPQEFTIAFWAKSITGKGNSKAAITFGHWEVVYERSEAFGKDSVTVIYTGDIPIYQRYPMAADPTSSQQRYHQYVFTYKNPIISYYKDGFLVSEAPLDITPYPVLFTGQNLTIRNAYLDDLVFYDRALTPTAIKAYWDSYNIPAMGAPVLPGAAFEKKAAGGTNTQALELFPNPTTGRINISGKPDPSGSTITLTDIFGKEVFRVTSASRTLNIPSSIPPGSYFISVYGRDGKIYRGKVILRRE
- a CDS encoding DinB family protein produces the protein MKTFFQSLFEYNHNVNRQLWEVMNAHPDKTSEKAIRLYNHILNGHQIWNNRIARRNDSPDVWDMHSLQACRDLDQANYEHSLGIILQFDLNDTIQHPNVKGKPFNKKISEILFHIINHSTYHRGQIATEFRQSGLEPVMTDFIFHERK
- a CDS encoding DUF6463 family protein, with the protein product MKKAWIGKTVIGIALVHIVFGLVFFNDILWQLVREGLFNTIHEEFDRNAAFWFLYTGLVWVLLGIFIDDAEKKQLAVPRTISQGLLVLTVLAVILMPASGFWLLFIPVGGLLTRK
- a CDS encoding AraC family transcriptional regulator, with product MKVAYRHISTPEDASFVVKEYCQPRFTNTFHFHHGHELILIVKGAGKLYAGNKVVNFSGGEMYMFGPGLVHCFCNDNIPAGTEGEVAHAIIVQFTEDFLGKDFFDKLELRKIKELMQLSERGIKFRQPPPVLPGMFSLFQANQQMKNLIILLQLLDGLSQQNSDNVLLLTDDPRKIHYKDVDSKKLESIFKYVLENYHTHVDSKSAASLACMNEAAFCRYFKRRTSKTFSQFVNETRISHATKLLIGTDHGISEICYACGFDNLSYFNRQFKIYQGKSPREYRKALEESNASAPSFRPTDD